In Carya illinoinensis cultivar Pawnee chromosome 6, C.illinoinensisPawnee_v1, whole genome shotgun sequence, a single genomic region encodes these proteins:
- the LOC122313375 gene encoding serine/threonine-protein kinase PBL34-like isoform X3, whose product MRRLLQAESKSTNDTSRDQPAAPIVSSSTTSSAESNSSTSKLEEELKVASRLRKFSFNDLKLATRNFRPESLLGEGGFGCVFKGWIEENGTAPVKPGTGLTVAVKTLNHDGLQGHKEWLAEVNFLGDLVHPNLVKLIGYCIEDDQRLLVYEFMPRGSLENHLFRRSLPLSWSIRMKIALGAAKGLAFLHEEAERPVIYRDFKTSNILLDADFNAKLSDFGLAKDGPEGDKTHVSTRVMGTYGYAAPEYVMTGHLTSRSDVYSFGVVLLEMLSGRRSMDKNRPNGEHNLVEWARPHLRERRRFYRLIDPRLEGHFSIGGAQKATQLAAHCLSRDPKARPLMSEVVEALKPLPNLKDMASSSYYFQTMQADRIGSPNARNGIRTQGGSFSRNGQQQRSLSMNGSHASPYHHQYPHQSPRPNGKQ is encoded by the exons TGAAAGTAATTCATCCACTTCCAAACTTGAAGAGGAACTTAAAGTTGCGTCTCGTCTGCGGAAATTCTCATTTAATGATCTTAAGTTGGCAACAAGAAATTTTAGACCTGAGAGTCTTCTTGGTGAAGGTGGTTTTGGTTGTGTGTTCAAGGGGTGGATTGAAGAAAATGGAACTGCTCCTGTGAAACCCGGCACTGGGCTTACTGTTGCTGTTAAGACCCTCAACCATGATGGGCTTCAGGGCCATAAAGAATGGCTG GCTGAAGTGAATTTTCTCGGTGATCTTGTTCATCCAAACCTGGTCAAACTCATAGGTTACTGCATTGAAGATGACCAGAGGCTGCTAGTATATGAGTTCATGCCTCGTGGGAGCTTGGAGAACCATTTATTTAGAA GGTCCTTGCCTCTCTCATGGTCAATTAGAATGAAAATTGCACTAGGAGCTGCAAAGGGTCTTGCTTTTCTTCATGAGGAAGCGGAAAGGCCAGTTATATATCGGGATTTTAAAACCTCCAACATCCTATTAGATGCA GACTTCAATGCAAAACTTTCTGATTTTGGACTCGCCAAAGATGGTCCCGAGGGTGACAAAACTCATGTTTCTACCCGTGTGATGGGAACCTACGGATATGCAGCCCCCGAATATGTCATGACTG GACATCTTACATCAAGGAGTGATGTCTACAGTTTTGGTGTGGTTTTACTTGAAATGCTGAGTGGCAGAAGATCCATGGACAAAAACCGACCTAATGGTGAACATAACCTTGTGGAATGGGCTCGGCCACATCTAAGGGAGAGAAGAAGGTTCTACCGGTTGATAGACCCTCGGCTCGAAGGTCACTTTTCAATTGGAGGAGCCCAAAAAGCCACACAATTGGCAGCTCACTGCCTTAGTCGGGATCCAAAAGCCAGACCCCTAATGAGTGAAGTTGTTGAAGCCTTGAAACCTCTGCCAAACCTAAAGGACATGGCAAGCTCATCATACTATTTTCAGACTATGCAAGCTGACCGAATTGGGTCCCCTAACGCTAGAAATGGCATCCGAACACAGGGAGGATCCTTTTCAAGGAATGGGCAGCAGCAGAGGAGCCTTTCCATGAACGGTTCCCATGCTTCTCCATATCACCATCAGTACCCTCACCAGTCTCCGAGACCAAATGGTAAACAATAA
- the LOC122313376 gene encoding hypersensitive-induced response protein 1-like — protein sequence MGQVLCCVQVDQSTVAISETFGKYDNVLEPGCHCMPWVLGKHIAGHLSLRVQQLDVRCETKTKDNVFVTVVASIQYRALAEKAADAFYKLSNTRGQIQSYVFDVIRASVPKLELDSVFEQKNEIAKAVEKELEKAMSAYGFEIVQTLIVDIEPDEHVKRAMNEINAAARMRVAANEKAEAEKILQIKRAEGDAESKYLSGLGIARQRQAIVDGLRDSVLAFSMNVPGTTSKDIMDMVLVTQYFDTMKEIGASSKSNSVFIPHGPGAVKDIAAQIRDGLLQANTTQN from the exons ATGGGGCAAGTTTTATGCTGTGTTCAAGTGGACCAGTCAACTGTAGCCATTAGTGAAACTTTTGGGAAGTATGATAACGTGCTTGAGCCTGGTTGTCACTGCATGCCATGGGTTTTGGGCAAGCATATAGCTGGCCATCTCTCCTTGCGTGTGCAGCAGCTGGATGTTCGATGTGAAACAAAGACAAAG GATAACGTCTTTGTTACTGTTGTTGCTTCTATTCAATACCGGGCCTTGGCAGAGAAGGCTGCAGATGCTTTCTACAAACTCAGCAATACCAGAGGACAAATCCAATCCTATGTCTTTGATG TTATTAGGGCAAGTGTTCCTAAGTTGGAGCTGGATTCTGTTTTTGAACAGAAGAATGAAATAGCAAAAGCTGTGGAGAAGGAACTAGAAAAG GCAATGTCCGCGTATGGGTTCGAGATAGTTCAGACTCTCATTGTGGATATTGAACCAGATGAGCATGTGAAAAGGGCAATGAATGAGATAAATGCCG CTGCTAGAATGAGGGTGGCTGCAAATGAGAAAGCCGAAGCAGAGAAGATATTGCAAATCAAACGAGCTGAGGGAGATGCCGAGTCCAAGTATCTGTCTGGGCTTGGCATAGCTCGGCAACGTCAAGCCATTGTAGACGGGCTGAGGGACAGTGTGCTGGCTTTCTCTATGAATGTTCCTGGGACTACTTCAAAGGATATCATGGACATGGTTCTGGTGACTCAATATTTTGACACTATGAAAGAAATTGGTGCATCCTCGAAATCCAACTCCGTTTTCATCCCACATGGACCAGGTGCTGTGAAAGACATTGCTGCACAGATCAGAGATGGCCTCCTTCAAGCAAATACCACTCAGAATTAG